From Rhodococcus sp. B7740, one genomic window encodes:
- the mihF gene encoding integration host factor, actinobacterial type, giving the protein MALPQLTPEQRAAALEKAAIARKARAELKERLKRGGTDLKQVLEDAETDEILGKMKVSALLEALPKVGKVKAAELMTELEIAPTRRLRGLGDRQRKALLTKFDFEA; this is encoded by the coding sequence GTGGCCCTTCCCCAGTTGACCCCCGAGCAGCGCGCTGCTGCCCTCGAGAAGGCTGCGATCGCCAGGAAAGCGCGCGCCGAACTCAAGGAGCGCCTCAAGCGCGGCGGCACCGACCTCAAGCAGGTGCTCGAAGACGCCGAGACGGACGAGATCCTCGGAAAGATGAAGGTCTCCGCGCTGCTCGAGGCACTGCCGAAGGTGGGCAAGGTCAAGGCCGCGGAGTTGATGACGGAATTGGAGATCGCGCCAACCCGTCGACTGCGCGGTCTCGGTGATCGGCAGCGCAAGGCGCTGTTGACGAAGTTCGATTTCGAGGCCTGA